Within the Arachis duranensis cultivar V14167 chromosome 10, aradu.V14167.gnm2.J7QH, whole genome shotgun sequence genome, the region TTGATACCATCTTGGCATAAAACAAAACAATGTCTCAACAAATTAGTGCTCTCACTAAACGACTTGGCCATATGCAAGTGTCCTCGGTAGGAACACAATCCCCTACTTATGACATGGGATGAGAAGCCTCCTTCAATGAAAATTGTGAACCATTCAACCTCACCCAACCCCCTATTGAACAAGTAAACTATATGGGAAACTCCTCTAGATCACCTTAAAATGATCCCTTCTCAAAGACATATAACCTAggatggaggaaccaccccAACTTTGGGTGGGGTAACCAAGGACAAATgaacaataattttaataacttcAATAACCATCACTAATAACTACCACAACAACCTCACCTACCTCAAACACAACCACCTcataaccctaaaaaaccttcgCCACATGAAATTGCCTTAAAAAAGTTTTCTCAACACACAACCTCATTTGTCCAAACAACCTCAGACTTCATACAACAATCTAAATGTTTCATGAATGAGACAAAAGCCAATTTTTAGAATCAAGATgcttccattagaaatttgtaaGTGCAAGTGGAGCAAATTGTTCAACAATTAGCAAAACCCACTAACACATTCCCAAGTGAtactaaatctgaaatcacttaacaaacatatcaaggcatctaatggaatcaaggtaaattatatttatctattttaagacctaaaaagcatgttttcactcttaagcacaattaaaggagaatgtacaaaaccatgctatttcattgaataaatgtgggtgaaaggtgataaaatcccttaaatttaatacaagataaaccctacaaatggggtttgtcagatACTGAGATCAACCCAAGAGTAAAATGCAAGGTTATCATACTACTAAGTGAGAAAGCTATGGAGAAAGAAGTCACAAGCCATGAAGTGCATGATGAATGAACTACAAAGGAGGAGTTAGAAATGCAAAAGTAAGAGTAAAAAATCCCTGTACTAAGTGAAAGTTCAGTGAAGAAGGAGGCAATAGAGGCGTACAAACCGAGAAATCCCTACCCTTAAAGGTTCAAGggagaaaacaaggaaaagcaatACTCCAAATTCTTGAAAATATTCAAGACAATATACATCAACATTTTATTCATAGAAGCACTTGAACAAATGCCACTATATGttaaattcatgaagaaattgTTGTCCAAAAGAAGATCATTGAAGGGAAGGTAGACAGTGGTTAAGACCCAAGAGCGTAGTCTAATTATTCAAAGGAATTtttcaaggaagaagaaaaatcctagaagtTTCCAAATCTCCTGCACCATTGGAAATACAACTTTTGAAAGAGCATTGTGTGATTTaggggcaagtatcaatctgatgcctctctctgtgatgaagaagctacAAATTCAAGAGATGAAATCTACAAAAATAGCTCTCTAATTAGTAGACAAATCAATAAAGTATACACATAGAATGGTTGAGAATGTCTTGATAAAAGTAGGAAAGTTTTTCCTCCCAATAGATTTTGTCATTCCTGATATAGAGGAGGATAAAAATACCTCCATGATTCTATGGAGATCTTTCCTAGCCACTGGAAAATCCTTTATTGATATTGAAAAGGGTGAATTAATGTTGAGGGTGCATGATGAGCACTTAATATttcatgttttcaaaatcatgcATCACTCAAGCGACAAAGAGGATTGCATGAAGGTTGAATCAAGTGATCTAAGTCTCCAAGAATCCCATGATGAAGCAACTTAAGAAGCTCCACCACAACacttgaaaggaaaaaaagaaataaaagtggtGCAACGAGTTGAAGGCACAAAAGAGGATGACAATAGTTTGCAACTCAAGCCTCCCTTTGAAATCAACAAAATTATCCTTAATACCAAgcctaagtttagtgttgggtgTGCATCATCAAATAAGAAGAAAGTTCTCAAGAAGGTGCCTAGAGGGTAGAGAAACAAGAATATCCCTACAGGAGACTTCTCACCAGGAAAAAAAGTAGTGTTAGTTCACCACCCCTTGAAGCCATATACAGTACAGAAGATTCTTTTTCTTGAACATATTGAGCTCATGGATGAAGACCATGGGAGAAGATTCACAGTGAGAGGGGAGGAGTTGAAGCACCATGATTATCATCCACTTTAGCAAGAATCAACCGTCTacctagtgacattaaagaagtgcttgttgggaggcaacccaaacTTGGTAACATTTCCTTcatatgtttgttttgttttgagtTAGTTGTGTTAGGTGGTGttgataaacaaaattttagcaagtcgatttagaattcaatgatgaatatgatcgtgagtatagtctaaccgACACTTAAACTCCGCatcaaacaatcctacaatctataaccgagagtactagtctcccgagtcgtcctcccttggaattgctagagaATGCATCTTATTGATTGGGAAGCCTTGTTATGATTCCTTGAAGGTTTAGCAAAATAGATGACAAACAATCAATCTTTAGAAAGCTTGGCCTAGGGTTGGCATTAGGAATTCTATCCTTATAGTTCCTTCAATGATGACaacaattaggccttgcttcatttagttaatccctaggtatagaggaaagtcaaatgagagtaactaacttgagtcacaagtcctagttttACCTTAGggaaatctagctttagtgcactccaagtcaattagcaatttctAATTCCAAATCAGCAATCAACATAAACTATTCAACTCTTTCTAATGGtccaaaccctatgccaagtaagaaacttttactccataactagtgttggcattttatcaaacaattgATGAGCAAGGATGAAAGGCATAGTAAAAGtgagaagaaagtagaattGAAAGTGCTTCAACATAAGGAACTAACAACAATTAACCAAGaacaacaatagaaataaaCTTCTCAGGAAATTGATAGAATCCAAAACTACAAAGTTGAATCTAggatctatgagaattgagcaattacaagcactaattgagattagagaagaagatctataacatgaacaaagtaaattgaaaattgcaatagatctcaccaaagagtgaTTGAGAATtcagaaatggaaggagatgaACCCTAATGAAAGCTTGGAATCTCTCTCTACCCTCAAGAGTGTAACTACCAATAGCAAAAAAATCTAGAACCATCTAAAAATGAGCAAAAAGTCCCTCAACCCTTCAACCCCTGGTCTTCTTAAGCTCTTCCCGCCAAGGCACTTCCCCAAGATGAGATCTCCAACTCTCTCCACGCCCAGATCACGtgacttctaaaaaaaatcatattcgagCATCGGCGCGCAGGCGCAaagcacgcgtgcgcgccactgGGGCATCTTGCAATGCGAGCGGAGGCGCaacgtacgcgtgcgcgcccatggAGATTAGGACCTAGCCGCTACACATGtcggctcgtggcttggcttCTGGCTTTGACTTCTAGCGGCGCAATCCACGCGGGcgcgccaagtgcgcgcacgcgccctcGCTGAAGTTCtcaaaactcaatttctcatgttcCTTTCCTTTGCGCCCattctccttctctcttccggttcatccctgccctatatcctgaaaccacttaacacacaggtcacggcatcgaatggtgcAAAGAGAtgattagaaatgtatctaatctagtgcaaaataagcatgttttcattcatgaggcaaaattaggaaaggaacacaaagtcttgtattttcatgtgaaaagtgtgtggaatcattgataaaacccctgaaatcgacacaagataaaccctcaaaatggggtttatcaggtgTATGGATCAAAGTGTAGTGCATTTGCAAAACTTGAATTTCTATAAACATTTGGGTGCCTAGCATATCTCTAAGGGGAAAACAACACACTAGGTTTAGTGTTCACACATTGAGTTTGGTGTCTACATTCATTTAATGCAAAGTGCCCATTAGAATAGTCATTTACTGCTTTCTTTTCACCCACTCCTTTACAGTGGAAGCATGCGATTTTTTCTTACTAAACCGGCGCCAATTCATTATGAACCACCAACTTTCTACGAGTTTGATCAGTCAACTATGGTTTATATCcctaaatgatatattttttgaaatgaaTCGGCCAGACCATCGGTTCAATGctcaactcttatttatatctTTAAACAATTCAATTGATGAATAGAAATCAGCCAGACTAGCAAATTTGTTTTTGAACTTGCAATCGATCCTCGAACTCATCCCTGAACTTAAAATTGCCCTAAATTTGTTTCTAAACTTAACACCGGTCGTCCCTGAAGTACTTTTGGTCTATCGCTTATCATCAGAAAGCTGAGCTGGAGTGATTCCTGCCACGCTGGCACTATAACGACTAGCTGACATGGCGAAGGAAACTTTATTTTTGCAATTTGGtcaattttcctttttcaaatcCTAATCCCCAAATTATCTTCATTGGATTCTCTACCtcgctctcttcttcttcatcttcaactaCTCTCACCTTCCAAATCTAATCATCactgcaacaacaacaacatcaccTTCAACTCTTGCCTTCTACCTAAACAGCAAcagtcacaaaaataaatagCAACAATCAGAAAAAACCAGCAATaattacaaaatacaaaacagaaaaaataaaccACTATAGCTACGTTAAAATAAAATCAGCAGCAACAATCAcccaaaatattaaataataactaaaaaaaactagaaaactcACCTTGGCCGCACGCATAGGTAGAGAACCGAGCCAAAAGAGAGAAGACGAAGGTAGAAGGAGACAAAGAGGAGACAAGAGAAAAGCGCAGGCGTGCGAGCAATGACGACGATGAGTAGTGAGGGAGGTTCTAGTGAGTGATGGGAAGCAAGCGCGACAAGTAGAGAGGGAGGCAGCAGTGAGCAGTGAGTGCAAGAAACAAGACGACGCAGTAATTTAGAGGGGCCGACGATGTCACGATGAAGAGATGGAGGCCAACGAGAGGTAACAACAGAGAAGGTTGAAGCTTTGTTCTCTGCCTCTGTCGTGTTTGAGTGTTGTGAGTGTGAGATACTAGGTTGGGGAGGGGGCGAGTGGTGCGACACCAAGACGGAGGACGGCAAGAGGCAGTGACAAAGAGGGTTAAGGAAAGCTCTGTCTTTGCTGTGTGGTTAGTCATGTGAGTGTGAGAGAGTGAGGTTAGGGAGAGGGGCCTCGACGGCCATTAGGAATTTATATAGCGATTGACAAAAAGTGCTTTAGGGATGACTGGTGTtaagttgaaaaaaaattgaggcAGTTTTAAGTTTAAGGATGAATTCGAGGCTCGATTACAAGTTTATATACCACTTTGAGATTTAACTTACTCAATAGTCTTATGCTTTCCTGCAATCCAATATATGGAAGGCGATTTAGAGTTGGTCGACGAGTATGTAACTGAATCAGACACACCTAGTAGGAGTAAAAATTTAGAAGAGTTTGTGCTTAAGACCCCTCTTTGGCATGAACTCCTATAGAGCAACCTGATTCATTTTATGGTGCCACTTTCTATTCCTGTTAGTGGTTTTGAGCCACTATGTCTCTTTAATTTTGAGTAAGATATATATGGCAATAGTTATGAATTACAGATATTGATATGAACATAAGTTACAGCACACGATACGAGATATACGAATAcacgaattttaaatttttataagacaTGCACATACATTATCTATATAAAAAGTGAAGTATTTTTAGATACATTACcgtaatattttattaatattaagatataagttaatattttaattatttttaatgtcattttttattatatgaagtatttaaaatgatttttattttaataaataataatatatactgtTTATAAATTCATTTCAAGAATATAGGTTAAGAATAAGCTTAGACAAATCATACATGATAATATTTAGATGATTTCAAATATATttgaaaagtatttttattttttattaaaacatagTTAGATATAAACAACACACGTATTTAACAATGAGATGTCTAACATGTAGATATGACAACTCAATGAGATATCTGTCTTTCATTggacaataataacaataataacaatttcTTATGTCTTATAAGTTCAAAagagatataaatttttttaaaatatatatattaataaataaaatattatttaaaaaaatttcgtaaaaagtagatttacttttctcctGTTTCATTTCTTATGAAAAAAAACATTTTGACGAAAACTTAATTTTTGgtaaaatgtttttttaatgttatttcAATCTTCAAAGATAAtatcaatttaataaaatatacaattatttttcatgtttttgttCGTTATGTGTCCTTTTTCTTAGCCAAACTTGAGAGGAAATTTGTCGGCTTAGTGGACCCATATTTGAAATAGGGTAATATACCATcacaaaataaagatttttttaaataaataatttgtagcGTATTTaccaatttatatattttgtttacagtgtaaacgaaatatatgtatttataaataattgaatataatttttaaaaataataaaaaatattaatgcttttaatttGACCAAACTCTTACTAATGGAATgtttcaaataatagaaaagataaattgtctattttaaataataataacatttaCTTTAAAAGTGCAACGTTAAATTACCTACTGTTAAGACAGTTATTTTGGATTGACTCTTAATAGAAATCAATCTAACCAATTAATCCATCTTCATTGAAAAAATTggtagaataaattaaaataaaaatataaaaagtgtaAATTTGATGCACAATAAATTAAACATTGAGATAATGTCTGCCAACTATTAGATaaataattcattttaaataataaaaagaataaacaatctattttaataataaaaacgaTGAACTatctatttaaaataaatagattACGTTGACATCCAATTTTTTTATGgcagatataaaataaaaaaataaattttacttttttattttacttttagataatttgaaaaaaaaaaacaaagaatcttctcttaataataaaaaagtatgatgagccaatggaatatttgtacaatgtgtataatagaAATTtagggagtattagagatataattattaattctatcttttctcatcgaagtttttgggatgagtagtatcatgacatggtattagagttctaCATCCAAAAGGTCaagaatttgattcttgatgaatccaaaaatcaGTTTAAACTTTTGAGAAGATATTTATTATCCGAATATATGATTATtctaaataatataaaagatgttcattttataacTCATATAACATTATAGCCCATTGTACACAATACAAATAAATCATTGTCttttaggtagcgtttggtggagagacagatgCTGAAAAACTGAGACTGAaagacagagactaagagacagagactgaaataagttttagtattctgtttggtgccaagtgagagacaaaaattaaaacaagaatacaactctaatttaatttgcataaaagataacattggaattaattaattaaaatgagagtatttcaggtataaaatattattaaaattttagtctctgTTTCTAAAAATATCAGTCCCCTTATTCCTACATTTTAGAGgcactgaaatactgaaattttaagaacagaaacaaaaattttagtatcagtctctaaaccaacaaacatgatattgTGTCTCAGTCTCTCAATTACcgcaaaacaaacgctaccttagaGAGCCCTTAATAATAGTGCGTAACTAACTATAATCTATAACCGCATGATCCTCGCGTGCTTCTTGTTACTTTGTTGCGATAAGCCGATCATAACAAATTCTCCCCCTTCTTTCGCACCCTTAAGCTCCCAAACGACGACCACTTCCACACACCACCATCGAATTTTCCGTTACACATATTCTAACTTTCTAACTACCGCTATGTGctacacacaaaaaaaatactgTGTTAATAATGGGCAATCTAAgtgcaatttttttattttaatggatAAAAAAGtaaatgtttattttaaatagataatttatttttttattatttaaaatagattgtttatcttttttaattatttaaaattattcattttttcattatttaaaacATTCTATCAATAAGAATTtggtcaaattaaaaatattaatattttttattatttttaaaaattatatttaattatttataaatacatatattttgtttacagtaaatattttttaaattatttattttaataattattatatttaatttatttattaaaataaaaaatctttgaatttttaagacaacaaaatatattaaaaagtaaaaacataaAACGCGAGTGTGTGAGATCATCCTTAAATCCTATTCCCAGCTCTCTATAATTTATCCATCCCCAATCAAAAACAGCCACGTCAGCAGACCCCCAACCCCTCGTGAAAGCGTCTGCACTGGATCAAAGCTCGACCTCACCAAGGTCTCTATAAATACCAAAACCTTTTTATTCAAAACGATCTCATCCTCATTCAGTCATTCTTCATCCCCCTCCCTATctgaaacagaaaagaaaataagccCAAAACCACCTTCTAGAACCCTCGATTCAGACATTTTCAGCACGAACTGGCTAACTCTCAGGAAGCCTTGTTGGTGGACGCTGCTGACTCCAGCAACATTAAGCTGGTTCGAGCATTTTATGACGCCCTAAGCGCGCGTGACTCTCACGCGGTCCTTAATCTCGTGGCTCCAGACCTCGAGTGGTGGTTCCATGGTCCACCGTCCTGCCAGTTCCTGAAGCGCTTGCTAACCGGAGAATCCTCCTCCTCCGCTTCCACCGCTGCAGGCTCCTTCGAGTTCGTTCCGCTCTCCGTCGTGTCCTTTGGCAGCACCGTCATCGCCGAGGGCCGCGACGCCGTGCGCTCCGTCGCCTGGGTCCACGCCTGGACAGTCACGGATGGGATAATCACCCAGGTCAGGGAGTACTTCAACACTTCCTTAACCGTTACCAAGATCGGAGACTCTGATTCCGATTCAGATTCTGGTGAATCGGAAATTGTTCCGGCGAGCTCTGACTCCGGAGGGTTCCCTTGCGTTTGGGAGAGCAGTGTCTCTGGTTTCACCGGAAAATCGGTCCCAGGTCTCGTACTGGCGATATAaacaaggaaaaataataattaataataataataataatattaaaaaataaataaataatattgtgaaaaactgaaaattattaaaaataaaagggtTGTGCACGTGGCGTTTGGCGATTCGCTGGTTTCACGGGGGCATTGATTTGGTGCGTTTACCTTGAGGCCAGAGATGTAAGACCCTCTTTGCCTTGGTGCTGTGTAAGATTTGGTAttgctccttttttttttttgttatttattatttactaattaatattttaagttcCGAGTGTGCTTTGTGTGGAACCATTACCGTTATGGGTGTATTTTGGTTTTGGTGTTCTACCGAGTTTAATATGATGTGGTCTGATAATGATGCAATAAGAATATGTAAGAATATTTGTTTTCACATTTGCGTGATACATGATAGCATATGCTCTCTATTCTCCATCTAACGATCTCTCTAAAATGTGATAGTACTTATCCAAAAGCTTCATTGTTGACCTTTAACATTTAACGCGGAGAGTTCAATTAgtttttgatgtggtggtaggACCCAGgagttttattttatagaattaAATTATTACTATTAATTGACTAATTctaatgttaattaattaatttagcaAATGGAAGTTTATCTTTTATTGTTAATCGTGTACTAAAATGAAGCTTATCAAACTGATATGGGGCTACTCTTATTGAATTGATGGGATGATCTTGTAAATTTTAATCGCAATCAGAAAAGGCTAGCCGGCCCGTGCTTTCAACTTTTTGAGTGCCTTAGGACTCGGATCTTTAGGAAATTCCAAACGAGAATCCCATTGGTGTGTAAATTAAACTTTTgtgttataaaaataatttcggAAAATGAGAGCAaactttatcttttatatccACGGAGATGGTGATGTTACACTTTCCCATGTGCTCTTCTAGCTCTCTTTAGTTGTAAGACTTGCTGCATGCTTAGAAGGCAAGTTATTGTAGGAAATTTATTGTTCTATTTTTGTTATACTTGATTCTTATGCAGTACACTTAGTAAAGAACTAACGGAGGAgggatttaaaataaaactataaagGAACTGGTTTGGGTGCCCTAAAGGATCACTTTCAGGTACtcagaaattaagaagaaagataagaaaatCAATGGGGCACGGTTTGTTGTCGGCTTGTACAAAACGCGTGATGACAATTGACAATTTGACACAGCTAATTGAAAGCTGGGGCGTAAGGAGTCACGACTAAGGGTCTAAGGTCCACCTACTATCTACTCCGTCTTACTCTTACGCGAATACACCAAACATATCTTCTTCACTTCCATTCTGCCATTATTAGTACCTACAAATTGATAAGTACCTGTGGAGAGTTACATTCCTTTTACGCCAATTTGAAAACAAATAATTCTAAAAAAGCATttatttctagtaattttaaaaaatagcattTAATTTgcaaatagtttttaaaaagtatttatttttaataattgtgATAGATAAACTCAGTGCTCCTAAAATAATGTATCTCTTTAGGAGTGGCAAAACGGGGCGAGCCCGTCGGGCCGATCCGTTAAACTCGCTAAAAAAGGCAGGTCGGACTAGGATTTGGAGCccgccaaattaaaaaaatctgccAAACCCATACCGTCAAATTGGCGGGTTTTGGTGGGAATAATTCTAAAAAAGCATttatttctagtaattttaaaaaatagcattTAATTTgcaaatagtttttaaaaagtatttatttttaataattgtgATAGATAAACTCAGTGCTCCTAAAATAATGTATCTCTTTAGGAGTGGCAAAACGGGGCGAGCCCGTCGGGCCGATCCGTTAAACTCGCTAAAAAAGGCAGGTCGGACTAGGATTTGGAGCccgccaaattaaaaaaatctgccAAACCCATACCGTCAAATTGGCGGGTTTTGGTGGGGCGGGGCGGTCCGTCGGGCCGaagattttcattttttttattaaataaaagagtgattactattataaaattaataattatagaatttttaaacattttttttcatttttgtttttattcttcttttagttattaactttatttattttattttacaattttgtatatatgctcaaattatgtgacttattttttaaaataaagatgattctattgacaaatattattttgaacaattttattgaagttaaaaattaaaaaaattatattataatttgactattttttatttgtatttgattttttaattattattttttggttaagtttaatgaattttatttttcaaaaaaaaatagtcaaGCGGGCTAGTCCGCCAACCCGCCAATCCGCCATAAAACAGGGTGGACTAGCATTTTAGTTGGCGGGGCGGAACGGGTTGGGGCGAGACGACCCACTTTGACACCCCTATATCTCTTTATGTATTAAGGATATCGAAACAATCACCTATATTCAATTATATTACATGTATGGAAGTCCAAAAatcattgaaaaaatattattatccaaatacaatttttaaaaaatggatGCTTTcataaaaatatgtaaaatgtCTTTTTGTAAAAATGTATATGTGTCGTATTATTATTAGACGTATTAATGAATcggttattttttaatttcttaataaatcagaACAAAACTAAGAGACTAGGGTTAGGATTTTTTTCTAAGGAcctaattgtatttttaaatatttaagaatttaaatgTCTACATAATAAAAAGTTAGGAATATATgtatctttttatcaaaaaatttaaacatgatTAGTTCAGATTGTGTAAATCAATCGGatctaataattatattgtGGACAATTGGgtttattattgttgctatAATAATTCgattttgttctaatttattaaaaataaattattaaccggTTTAATAAAGACGTCCAATAATAACATGATACATATAAacgtctttaaaaaaaaatatttttagtgtcTTTATCAAAGTGgttctatttttaaaatgcGTTGAAATGAAGACACGGCCAATGTAATTCGAGATAGGTGTCACAGTCTTGGACATATTCTAATATTATTGTGTTGGTACTTAAACTTACTCAATCTCTTTAGTTAAAACTAAGTCATTCTAACTTTTAATACTTAGCAAAAAAAGCTAAGAATACAAGAGAAATAAAGATTTACTAAAAAGAATACTTTATTACTCAAGTGTTTGTTATAAATAACTCATTCACTCACAACTTCTcccttcctttctcttttgaatttattttccttcttcatttttttcctcctccattatcatcatcatcatcatcattgctgCTGCTACTATCTCTATTTATTCTCCTCCTTTTTTCTCATATTTCTCTTTCACTATCGTCATCGTCGtcatcatcaccaccaccacctcctcctcttcctcctcttttctttttcattttattctcctccttctttttcctcctcctccaccatcatcatcatagtTATTGTTGTCAATATCGTTTTTTTCTTATACATAAATTACTgtgtttctttttctccttcattCTCTTTCAAACTTTTTGCACATGTAAGATCTCAATCCAATGAGTGTACATTCAAGTCTAATTGagaaataatacttttaaaagaaataagaataacaagaaaaaaaagaagaataagaagaaaaaaatgtagcatTAAAGAAGAGATTTATGTGTTTTTG harbors:
- the LOC107469313 gene encoding uncharacterized protein LOC107469313; the encoded protein is MAENHNNAFNAYTRRTLGSYSYTTPNHENCGSSIMIPNNPRFRHFQHELANSQEALLVDAADSSNIKLVRAFYDALSARDSHAVLNLVAPDLEWWFHGPPSCQFLKRLLTGESSSSASTAAGSFEFVPLSVVSFGSTVIAEGRDAVRSVAWVHAWTVTDGIITQVREYFNTSLTVTKIGDSDSDSDSGESEIVPASSDSGGFPCVWESSVSGFTGKSVPGLVLAI